One segment of Triticum aestivum cultivar Chinese Spring chromosome 2A, IWGSC CS RefSeq v2.1, whole genome shotgun sequence DNA contains the following:
- the LOC100286391 gene encoding F-box protein At5g07610 produces MACTQMNCSKNGTTSAADLTDDLIIEILSLLPVKSVCRFKCVSRLWYLLISQHRKKLPQTISGFFYPKHRLNYEDGLIAFPTFDGISRDQEQLFPDSSLSFLTGYRQILPKDCCNGLIFCLCWKDSPIDEADYVVCNPATEEWVILPDAGHKSDALAYRLGFDGAMSPHFHVFQILEGDEDYGYISGVNIYSSETGAWSYKENGWGDNEIQIVDMRGVFFNGMMHLLTCEFKILAVDTEGKTWRTISLLETMCVGNICLGPLAFIGQSQGRLYFINMRDNDSSKLSVWILEDYNGNEWIFKYNISTSQLFGELFGEKNHMLQRDYADLLFQRDYALIAIHPECNLIFFVWRCKDVLLSYDMDRGKVCVICSLKYHLYDTFPPYLPYVPFFSRIGKPRVEA; encoded by the coding sequence ATGGCTTGCACACAGATGAACTGCTCCAAGAACGGGACAACCTCCGCTGCTGACCTGACAGATGACCTTATCATCGAGATTCTGTCCCTGCTGCCCGTCAAGTCAGTGTGCCGATTCAAGTGTGTCTCCCGGCTCTGGTACCTCCTCATCTCCCAACACCGCAAAAAGCTGCCCCAGACCATCTCCGGCTTCTTCTACCCCAAGCACAGACTCAACTATGAGGATGGTTTGATAGCATTTCCCACTTTTGATGGTATATCAAGGGACCAAGAGCAGCTATTCCCTGATTCCTCGTTGTCCTTCTTGACGGGATACAGGCAGATTTTGCCAAAGGACTGCTGCAATGGCCTTATTTTCTGCCTCTGCTGGAAGGACTCCCCAATAGACGAAGCTGATTATGTGGTATGTAATCCTGCCACTGAGGAATGGGTAATCCTGCCTGATGCTGGCCATAAAAGCGATGCATTGGCGTACCGTTTGGGTTTCGATGGAGCCATGTCACCCCACTTCCATGTGTTCCAGATCCTAGAGGGTGATGAGGACTATGGATATATCTCAGGTGTTAATATCTACTCATCAGAGACAGGAGCCTGGAGTTACAAGGAAAATGGTTGGGGCGACAATGAGATTCAGATAGTTGACATGAGAGGTGTCTTTTTCAATGGAATGATGCACTTGCTCACATGTGAGTTTAAGATACTAGCAGTTGACACGGAAGGCAAGACATGGAGGACCATTTCTTTGCTTGAAACCATGTGTGTTGGAAACATTTGTTTAGGTCCTCTGGCTTTTATTGGTCAATCTCAAGGGCGATTGTATTTTATAAATATGAGAGACAACGATAGCTCCAAATTATCAGTCTGGATTCTTGAGGACTATAATGGTAATGAATGGATCTTTAAGTACAACATCAGCACTTCACAACTTTTTGGGGAGCTTTTTGGGGAGAAAAATCACATGTTACAACGGGACTATGCTGATCTCTTGTTCCAGAGGGACTATGCTTTGATCGCAATCCATCCTGAATGCAATTTGATATTCTTTGTTTGGAGGTGCAAGGATGTGCTACTGTCATATGACATGGACCGTGGTAAAGTTTGTGTTATCTGCAGTCTAAAATATCACTTGTATGACACATTTCCTCCATATCTTCCCTATGTTCCATTTTTCTCGCGCATTGGCAAACCAAGAGTGGAAGCGTGA